In Actinoplanes sp. NBC_00393, a single genomic region encodes these proteins:
- a CDS encoding DUF4041 domain-containing protein, with translation MTWPSRAIPGGPTGQCSRSHIRRTLSAMSLPFDLWGQRGWAGMDVAGESHYVTSIRALFGSALRAGGSEMTATVQLLPEGTNKHDRNAVGVWAGSRQLGYLPRQEAARYSTVLSALLARGWTPQVSARLWAAGSGRDVTASVRLDLAEPHMLVPANQPPGVPHSLLPAGAAIQVTGEEKHLDTLAPWLRPEGECWVHATLHEVTEQLARSSRTVVEVRLDGARVGQLTPKMSGDLLPAIRHLAAGDLATAARAVVKGNRIKTEVVLYAARAHDLPESWLASSLSGAAPARSMPVTSAPVVNQQAAVPAASHRTSEPLQPARAPVASARASVPSAAPASVHGSASAHGSGSAHGSASAHGSASAPTSVPAVAPAQDSALTPASAPASAAVSERGSETAPARWRFQAPPNWPAPPPGWKPPAGWAPDPAWGPVPPGWQFWVSETPAPPVVPQVDAAPSGMEADPALLAAQASLIAQAPLITQAPPAAQASAAAQASAAAQASAAAQAAPAVEADVPFFGARGKARELAAEVTRLRAENDQLRAEMERLGVFAVQELEEYRGRLDREITERAVAAEAEHAKLRARLDELRQQVVVTEERVLLQEAGVYRYQHPLSDAVAYQDALAQLQDQVKAMAKTDGGAVATASGWTVNGSESQGRAMLRDYSKLMLRAYNAEADNLVRTLKPYKLEAAIDRLGKVAATIARLGRTMDIRITEDYHRLRVRELGLTADFQEKLAEEKERDREEKARLREERRIQQEIERERARLDKERQHYANALATLQANGDAQGAAQLQERLAQIDTAIQDVDYRAANVRAGYVYVISNLGAFGENMIKVGMTRRLDPMDRVRELGDASVPFTFDVHALFFSDDAAGIEAQMHARLADRRVNLVNQRREFFYATPAEAKQHLMELTGSLLQYEEVPEALEYRQSRGGAALTGGAASY, from the coding sequence GTGACGTGGCCCTCCCGGGCCATCCCGGGAGGGCCGACCGGCCAATGTAGTCGATCACATATTCGCCGTACGTTGTCCGCCATGTCGTTGCCGTTCGATCTCTGGGGCCAGCGGGGCTGGGCCGGCATGGACGTGGCCGGCGAATCGCATTACGTCACCTCGATCCGCGCCCTCTTCGGGTCGGCGCTGCGCGCGGGCGGCTCCGAGATGACGGCCACCGTGCAGCTGCTGCCGGAGGGCACGAACAAGCACGACCGGAACGCGGTCGGCGTCTGGGCCGGTTCGCGGCAGCTCGGCTACCTGCCACGTCAGGAGGCGGCCCGCTACTCGACCGTGCTGTCCGCGCTGCTGGCCCGGGGATGGACCCCGCAGGTCTCCGCGCGGCTCTGGGCGGCGGGTTCCGGCCGGGACGTCACCGCGTCGGTGCGGCTCGATCTGGCCGAGCCGCACATGCTCGTGCCGGCCAACCAGCCGCCCGGCGTCCCGCATTCGCTGTTGCCGGCCGGCGCGGCGATCCAGGTGACCGGCGAGGAGAAACACCTGGACACGCTGGCGCCGTGGCTGCGACCGGAAGGGGAGTGCTGGGTCCACGCGACCCTGCACGAGGTGACCGAACAGCTGGCGCGCAGCTCACGCACGGTCGTCGAGGTGCGCCTCGACGGGGCCCGGGTCGGACAGCTCACCCCGAAGATGAGCGGCGACCTGCTGCCGGCGATCCGGCACCTCGCCGCCGGAGATCTCGCGACTGCGGCCCGTGCGGTGGTCAAGGGCAACAGAATCAAGACCGAGGTCGTTCTGTACGCGGCCCGCGCGCACGACCTGCCGGAGAGCTGGCTCGCGTCGTCCCTGTCCGGTGCCGCACCGGCGCGCTCCATGCCGGTGACGTCCGCCCCGGTGGTGAACCAACAGGCTGCTGTGCCGGCGGCTTCTCATAGGACGTCGGAGCCTCTGCAGCCGGCCCGCGCGCCGGTCGCTTCGGCCCGGGCGTCCGTTCCTTCCGCGGCTCCCGCCTCGGTTCATGGCTCGGCTTCGGCGCACGGCTCGGGTTCGGCGCACGGCTCGGCTTCAGCGCATGGTTCGGCTTCGGCGCCGACCTCAGTTCCGGCTGTCGCCCCGGCTCAAGATTCGGCCCTGACTCCGGCGTCGGCTCCGGCTTCGGCGGCGGTGTCGGAGCGGGGGAGCGAGACGGCACCGGCGAGGTGGCGATTCCAGGCGCCGCCGAATTGGCCCGCACCGCCGCCGGGGTGGAAGCCGCCGGCCGGGTGGGCGCCGGATCCGGCGTGGGGGCCGGTGCCGCCCGGATGGCAGTTCTGGGTTTCTGAGACGCCGGCGCCGCCCGTGGTGCCGCAGGTGGACGCAGCGCCGTCCGGGATGGAGGCCGATCCGGCGCTGCTGGCAGCGCAGGCCTCGCTCATAGCGCAGGCGCCGCTCATAACGCAGGCCCCGCCGGCAGCGCAGGCGTCGGCGGCAGCGCAGGCGTCGGCGGCAGCGCAGGCGTCGGCGGCAGCGCAGGCGGCGCCGGCTGTTGAGGCGGACGTGCCGTTCTTCGGGGCGCGCGGCAAAGCGCGTGAACTGGCCGCCGAAGTGACCCGGCTGCGCGCGGAGAACGATCAGTTGCGAGCCGAGATGGAACGGCTCGGCGTGTTCGCCGTTCAGGAGCTCGAGGAGTATCGCGGCCGCCTGGACCGGGAGATCACCGAACGCGCAGTCGCCGCCGAGGCGGAGCACGCGAAGTTGCGGGCGCGGCTCGATGAGCTGCGGCAGCAGGTCGTGGTGACCGAGGAGCGGGTGCTCTTGCAGGAGGCGGGTGTCTACCGGTATCAGCATCCGCTCAGCGATGCGGTCGCCTACCAAGACGCGCTCGCCCAGCTCCAGGACCAGGTCAAGGCCATGGCGAAGACCGACGGCGGCGCGGTGGCGACCGCGAGCGGCTGGACCGTGAACGGGTCGGAGTCACAGGGGCGCGCCATGCTGCGGGACTACTCGAAGTTGATGCTGCGCGCCTACAACGCCGAGGCTGACAACCTGGTGCGGACGTTGAAGCCGTACAAGCTGGAGGCGGCGATCGACCGGCTCGGCAAGGTGGCCGCGACCATCGCCCGGCTGGGCCGGACGATGGACATTCGGATCACTGAGGATTACCACCGGTTGCGCGTACGCGAACTGGGGTTGACCGCTGATTTTCAGGAGAAGCTGGCCGAGGAGAAGGAGCGCGACCGCGAGGAGAAGGCCCGGCTGCGGGAGGAGCGGCGGATCCAGCAGGAGATCGAACGGGAGCGGGCCCGGCTGGACAAGGAGCGTCAGCATTACGCGAACGCCCTGGCCACGCTGCAGGCGAACGGTGACGCCCAGGGGGCCGCGCAGTTGCAGGAGCGGCTGGCGCAGATCGACACCGCGATCCAGGATGTCGACTACCGGGCGGCGAATGTTCGGGCCGGGTACGTCTACGTCATCTCGAATCTCGGCGCGTTCGGCGAGAACATGATCAAGGTGGGGATGACCCGGCGGCTCGATCCGATGGACCGGGTGCGGGAGCTCGGGGACGCTTCGGTTCCGTTCACGTTCGACGTACACGCGCTGTTCTTCTCGGACGACGCCGCCGGGATCGAGGCGCAGATGCACGCCCGGCTGGCGGATCGGCGGGTCAACCTGGTGAATCAGCGGCGCGAGTTCTTCTATGCGACGCCGGCCGAGGCCAAGCAACATCTGATGGAGCTGACCGGCAGCCTGCTGCAGTACGAGGAGGTCCCCGAGGCGCTGGAGTACCGGCAGAGCCGAGGCGGCGCCGCCCTGACCGGCGGCGCCGCCTCCTACTAG
- a CDS encoding pectate lyase family protein yields the protein MKRPSKLRLRAALAATATAAAAGAIAVTLPTQQASAAVGGVTGFATANGGTTGGAGGTRVRATTGTAIHTALCTRASSSTPIIIEVEGTINHGNTAKVSGDSCNTAAGLIELKQISNVTIVGVGGGAVFDQLGIHIRDSSNIIIQNVTVKNVKKSGSPTSNGGDAIGMESTVRNVWVDHVTLEASGGESEGFDGLFDMKNDVEYVTLSYSILRNSGRGGLIGSSETDTGSGNITFHHNKYENIDSRTPLLRGGVAHIYNNHYVSLHESGINSRAGAKAKVDNNYFEDSKDVLGTFYTDQAGYWQVSGNILDNVTWSAPGTDNKPAGPNLTSTTTVSVPYSYTLDNASCVPNIVSQTAGANKGLQVSTGSCSVTTGPTSNPPSSPPPSSPAPSSPAPSSPAPSQPTGTNLSIGAGADGSSKASGTSYGNVKDGNLSTYWSPSGTTGDISIKWSSAKTVSKINIREASGATGRIGNWQVLNGSTVLASGSGAKVISFSATSLTKITFRISSASGTPQVAEFETYAS from the coding sequence ATGAAACGACCGTCCAAACTGCGACTTCGCGCGGCGCTGGCGGCCACCGCCACCGCGGCGGCCGCAGGCGCGATCGCCGTCACGCTGCCGACGCAACAGGCATCAGCGGCGGTAGGCGGCGTCACCGGCTTCGCGACCGCCAACGGCGGGACCACCGGCGGCGCCGGCGGCACCCGGGTCCGGGCCACCACCGGCACCGCGATCCACACCGCCCTGTGCACCCGGGCCAGCAGCAGCACCCCGATCATCATCGAGGTCGAGGGCACGATCAACCACGGCAACACCGCCAAGGTCTCCGGCGACAGCTGCAACACCGCGGCCGGCCTGATCGAGCTCAAGCAGATCAGCAACGTCACCATCGTCGGTGTCGGCGGCGGGGCGGTCTTCGACCAGCTGGGCATCCACATCCGCGACTCGAGCAACATCATCATCCAGAACGTGACCGTGAAGAACGTGAAGAAGTCGGGTTCGCCGACCTCGAACGGCGGTGACGCGATCGGCATGGAGAGCACGGTCCGCAACGTGTGGGTGGACCACGTCACGCTCGAAGCGTCGGGTGGTGAGTCGGAGGGCTTCGACGGCCTGTTCGACATGAAGAACGACGTCGAGTACGTGACGCTGTCCTACAGCATCCTGCGCAACTCCGGGCGCGGCGGCCTGATCGGCTCCAGCGAGACCGACACCGGCAGCGGGAACATCACGTTCCACCACAACAAATACGAGAACATCGATTCGCGTACGCCGTTGCTGCGCGGCGGTGTCGCGCACATCTACAACAACCACTACGTCTCGCTGCACGAGTCCGGGATCAACTCGCGGGCCGGGGCGAAGGCCAAGGTGGACAACAACTACTTCGAGGACTCGAAGGACGTCCTCGGCACGTTCTACACCGACCAGGCCGGGTACTGGCAGGTCAGCGGCAACATCCTGGACAACGTGACCTGGTCGGCGCCGGGCACCGACAACAAGCCGGCCGGGCCGAACCTGACCTCCACGACGACGGTGAGCGTGCCGTACTCGTACACGCTCGACAACGCGTCCTGCGTGCCGAACATCGTGAGCCAGACCGCCGGCGCGAACAAGGGCCTGCAGGTCTCGACCGGGAGCTGCTCGGTGACCACCGGCCCGACGTCGAACCCGCCCTCCTCGCCGCCGCCGTCCTCGCCCGCGCCGTCCTCGCCCGCGCCCTCGTCGCCGGCCCCGTCGCAGCCGACCGGGACCAACCTGAGCATCGGCGCCGGCGCTGACGGGTCCAGCAAGGCCAGCGGCACCAGCTACGGCAACGTCAAGGACGGCAACCTGAGCACCTACTGGTCGCCGAGCGGCACCACCGGCGACATCTCGATCAAGTGGAGCTCGGCCAAGACGGTGTCGAAGATCAACATCCGGGAGGCGTCCGGCGCGACCGGCCGGATCGGCAACTGGCAGGTTCTCAACGGCAGCACGGTGCTGGCCTCCGGCAGCGGCGCCAAGGTGATCAGCTTCTCGGCCACCTCGCTGACGAAGATCACCTTCCGGATCAGCAGCGCCTCCGGCACGCCGCAGGTCGCCGAGTTCGAGACGTACGCCAGCTGA
- a CDS encoding Gfo/Idh/MocA family protein gives MRIGILGAARIADQAIVTPAQVLGHELVAIAARDRARAEEYAAKHGIARVHETYAEVIADPGIDMIYNPLVNSLHAEWNIAALRAGKHVLSEKPLSSNAAETRRVRAVARESSGRLVEAFHYRHHPVNLRLRDLVTSGALGEIRSVDLVLAIPAPPPTDPRWSLELAGGATMDLGCYVLDAARTLGDWIGAEARITGVDVTLWAPEVDSAMQVEFAYDGGVTGRGRWDMAADDLTMTWTVTGTAGTAVSQSFAIPHFDNRITVTRAGRTEDEVLGDQTSYTYQLARFAENPPDELDGSVATAELMDECYRRAGLTPRG, from the coding sequence TTGCGCATCGGAATCCTCGGCGCCGCCCGGATCGCTGACCAGGCCATCGTCACCCCGGCCCAGGTGCTCGGGCACGAGCTGGTGGCCATCGCCGCCCGTGACCGCGCGCGGGCCGAGGAGTATGCCGCGAAACACGGCATCGCCCGGGTGCACGAGACGTATGCCGAGGTGATCGCCGACCCCGGCATCGACATGATCTACAACCCGCTGGTCAACTCGCTGCACGCCGAGTGGAACATCGCCGCCCTGCGCGCCGGCAAGCACGTGCTCAGCGAGAAGCCGCTGAGCAGCAACGCAGCGGAAACTCGCAGGGTACGAGCAGTTGCGCGCGAATCCAGCGGCCGGCTCGTCGAGGCCTTCCACTACCGGCACCACCCGGTGAACCTGCGCCTGCGTGACCTGGTCACCTCGGGCGCGCTGGGCGAGATCCGCTCGGTGGACCTGGTGCTGGCGATCCCGGCGCCGCCGCCCACCGACCCGCGCTGGTCGCTCGAGCTGGCCGGCGGCGCGACCATGGATCTGGGCTGTTACGTGCTGGACGCGGCCCGCACCCTGGGCGACTGGATCGGCGCCGAGGCGCGGATCACCGGCGTGGACGTCACGCTCTGGGCGCCCGAGGTGGATTCGGCGATGCAGGTGGAGTTCGCGTACGACGGCGGGGTGACCGGCCGCGGCCGGTGGGACATGGCCGCCGACGATCTGACGATGACCTGGACGGTGACCGGCACCGCGGGAACGGCCGTCTCGCAGTCCTTCGCCATCCCGCACTTCGACAACCGGATCACGGTGACCCGCGCCGGCCGGACCGAAGACGAGGTGCTCGGCGACCAGACGTCGTACACGTACCAGCTGGCCCGCTTCGCCGAGAACCCGCCGGACGAGCTGGACGGATCGGTGGCCACCGCCGAGCTGATGGACGAGTGCTACCGCCGGGCCGGGCTCACCCCGCGAGGCTGA
- a CDS encoding alpha/beta fold hydrolase, which produces MTRLPTRQVSTAELDVAYHETGPADGPPVVLLHGFPYDIHSYAEVAPLLAGSGHRVIVPYLRGHGPTRFRSADTVRSGQQAALGADAIALLDALGIPRAVLAGYDWGGRAACVAAALHPERVTRIVSVNSYLIQDISAAMRPLRPDLEAGFWYFFYFLTERGRAGLTADRRGIAEVIWRRNSPKWAFGTADLDRAVAAFDNPDWVEVVVHSYRHRLGQAAGAPGHARAEAQLALLPSVPVPAVTLDGTADGNFPATDGSPTADRFTGPRRHHQVTGAGHNLPQEAPEAFADAVREVLSLAG; this is translated from the coding sequence ATGACACGACTGCCGACCAGGCAGGTCAGCACGGCCGAACTCGACGTGGCCTACCACGAGACCGGCCCGGCCGACGGGCCGCCGGTGGTCCTGCTGCACGGCTTTCCCTACGACATCCACAGCTACGCCGAGGTGGCGCCGCTGCTCGCCGGATCCGGGCACCGGGTGATCGTGCCCTACCTGCGCGGGCACGGCCCGACCCGGTTCCGCAGCGCGGACACCGTCCGGTCCGGCCAGCAGGCCGCCCTCGGCGCCGACGCCATCGCGCTCCTGGACGCCCTCGGCATTCCCCGCGCAGTCCTCGCCGGGTACGACTGGGGCGGCCGGGCGGCGTGCGTGGCCGCGGCGCTGCACCCGGAACGGGTGACCAGGATCGTCTCCGTCAACAGCTACCTCATCCAGGACATCAGCGCGGCGATGCGGCCGCTGCGGCCCGACCTGGAGGCCGGCTTCTGGTACTTCTTCTACTTCCTGACCGAGCGGGGACGCGCCGGGCTGACCGCGGACCGGCGCGGGATCGCCGAGGTGATCTGGCGGCGCAACTCCCCGAAATGGGCGTTCGGGACGGCTGACCTCGACCGGGCGGTGGCGGCGTTCGACAACCCCGACTGGGTGGAGGTGGTCGTTCACTCGTACCGCCATCGGCTCGGACAGGCGGCCGGCGCGCCCGGCCATGCCCGCGCCGAAGCGCAGCTCGCGCTCCTGCCGTCGGTCCCGGTGCCGGCGGTGACGCTCGACGGCACAGCCGACGGGAACTTCCCCGCCACCGATGGCAGCCCGACCGCGGACCGGTTCACCGGCCCGCGCCGCCACCATCAGGTCACCGGCGCCGGGCACAATCTGCCGCAGGAGGCGCCGGAGGCGTTCGCCGACGCGGTCCGGGAGGTGCTCAGCCTCGCGGGGTGA
- a CDS encoding alpha/beta fold hydrolase has protein sequence MTQQKPTVVLVHGAFAESASWTAVTEMLQANHVPVIAAGNPLRSLSGDAAYVRDVLATIDGPVVLVGHSYGGMVITEAAAGSEQVAGLVYVCAFAPDQGESAFQLSTKFPGSTLGEALEAYPLSSGGNEFVIRRDAFHHQFAADLPAHQAAVMSVTQRPVTEAALTEGLPTATPAWRSIPSWFVLGDRDKNIPVALQRFLADRAGAKGVREVSGASHAISVSHPESVTASILDAVSAVSA, from the coding sequence ATGACCCAGCAGAAGCCCACCGTCGTACTCGTCCACGGCGCCTTCGCCGAATCCGCCAGCTGGACCGCAGTCACCGAGATGCTGCAGGCGAACCACGTGCCGGTGATCGCCGCCGGCAACCCGCTGCGCAGCCTCTCCGGCGACGCCGCCTATGTGCGTGACGTGCTCGCCACCATCGACGGCCCGGTCGTCCTCGTCGGCCACTCGTACGGTGGCATGGTGATCACCGAGGCGGCCGCCGGCAGCGAGCAGGTGGCCGGTCTCGTCTACGTCTGCGCGTTCGCCCCGGACCAGGGCGAGTCCGCGTTCCAGCTGTCCACGAAGTTCCCCGGCAGCACGCTCGGCGAGGCGCTCGAGGCGTACCCGCTGAGCAGCGGCGGCAACGAGTTCGTGATCCGGCGCGACGCCTTCCACCACCAGTTCGCCGCCGACCTGCCGGCCCACCAGGCCGCGGTGATGAGCGTGACACAGCGCCCGGTCACCGAGGCCGCCCTGACCGAGGGCCTGCCCACGGCGACACCCGCGTGGCGCTCCATTCCCTCCTGGTTCGTCCTCGGCGACCGGGACAAGAACATCCCGGTCGCGTTGCAGCGCTTCCTGGCCGACCGGGCCGGCGCGAAGGGCGTACGGGAGGTCTCCGGCGCCTCGCACGCGATCAGCGTGTCCCACCCGGAGTCGGTGACCGCCTCCATCCTCGACGCGGTCAGCGCGGTCTCCGCTTGA
- a CDS encoding alpha/beta hydrolase gives MSEHILEPAAQAFAAATAEPPFLYELGVDRARQVLDDIQAAAIDKLDVDENWITVPAGAGDVRVRIVRPPGSAGPLPAILYVHGGGWILGGAVTHDRLIRELAVGADAAVVFVDYDRSPEARYPVAIEQAYAVARWITEHGGSSGLDTSRVAIAGDSVGGNMTAALTLLAKQRGEVRFVHQSLYYPVTDAGQDTPSYREFADGPHLTAKAMAWFWDAYLPEKDKRDEITASPLRASLDDLAGLPEAFVLVDECDVLRDEGEAYARKLTAAGVRTTSARYNGTIHDFMMLNPLRGTAATTAAIEQAIHVLRKALGRY, from the coding sequence ATGAGCGAGCACATCCTCGAACCGGCGGCCCAGGCCTTCGCGGCCGCCACGGCAGAACCCCCTTTCCTGTACGAGCTGGGCGTCGACCGCGCCCGCCAGGTGCTCGACGACATCCAGGCGGCGGCGATCGACAAGCTCGACGTCGACGAGAATTGGATCACCGTCCCGGCCGGCGCCGGCGACGTGCGCGTCCGCATCGTGCGGCCGCCGGGCTCGGCCGGTCCGCTGCCGGCGATCCTCTACGTCCACGGTGGCGGCTGGATCCTCGGCGGCGCCGTCACCCACGACCGGCTGATCCGGGAACTCGCCGTGGGCGCCGACGCCGCGGTCGTGTTCGTCGACTACGACCGCTCGCCGGAGGCCCGCTATCCGGTCGCCATCGAGCAGGCGTACGCGGTGGCCCGCTGGATCACCGAGCACGGAGGGTCCTCAGGTCTGGACACCTCCCGGGTCGCGATCGCCGGTGACTCGGTCGGCGGCAACATGACCGCCGCCCTGACCCTCCTCGCCAAGCAGCGCGGTGAGGTGCGCTTCGTGCACCAGTCGTTGTACTACCCGGTCACCGACGCCGGCCAGGACACCCCCAGCTACCGCGAGTTCGCCGACGGGCCGCACCTGACCGCCAAGGCGATGGCCTGGTTCTGGGACGCCTACCTGCCGGAGAAGGACAAACGCGACGAGATCACCGCGTCACCGCTGCGGGCGAGCCTCGACGACCTGGCCGGGCTGCCCGAGGCGTTCGTGCTCGTCGACGAGTGCGACGTGCTGCGCGACGAGGGCGAGGCCTATGCCCGCAAGCTCACCGCAGCCGGGGTACGCACGACGAGCGCCCGTTACAACGGCACGATCCACGACTTCATGATGCTCAACCCGCTGCGCGGGACCGCCGCCACGACGGCCGCGATCGAGCAGGCGATTCACGTTCTCCGCAAGGCCCTCGGCCGGTACTGA
- the sigJ gene encoding RNA polymerase sigma factor SigJ has product METEDLDEAARIFTSVRPRLFGIAYRMLSSAAEAEDLVQDVWLRWQTTDRSAVLNPAAFLATTTTRLAINALQSARVRRETYIGPWLPEPVDTSADPYLGAERGEALEFASLILMEKLTANERAAYVLREAFDYPYGQIADILHSTEPAVRQLVSRARKHVTGERRTPVSSEAQKELLATFVAAARSGDMAELERLFAVDVVSLSDGNGAKQVSRYPVTGAGKIANMYHVISGWFWEGLEVRFAEVNGQPAALLLRDGQVNAVLAITASADGIDQLLWMMNPAKLAAL; this is encoded by the coding sequence GTGGAAACCGAAGATCTCGACGAAGCGGCGAGGATCTTCACGAGCGTGCGGCCGCGGCTGTTCGGCATCGCGTACCGCATGCTCAGCAGCGCTGCCGAGGCCGAGGACCTGGTGCAGGACGTGTGGCTGCGGTGGCAGACCACCGATCGCAGCGCGGTGCTCAACCCGGCCGCGTTCCTGGCCACCACGACCACCCGGCTGGCGATCAACGCGCTGCAGTCGGCGCGGGTGCGGCGGGAGACGTACATCGGGCCGTGGCTGCCCGAGCCGGTCGACACCAGCGCAGATCCGTACCTGGGGGCCGAGCGCGGTGAGGCGCTGGAGTTCGCGTCGCTGATCCTGATGGAGAAGCTCACCGCCAACGAGCGCGCGGCGTACGTGTTGCGCGAGGCCTTCGACTATCCGTACGGGCAGATCGCCGACATCCTGCACTCCACCGAACCCGCGGTCCGCCAGCTGGTCAGCCGGGCCCGCAAGCACGTCACCGGGGAACGGCGTACGCCGGTGAGCTCCGAGGCGCAGAAGGAGCTGCTCGCCACCTTCGTCGCGGCCGCCCGCTCCGGCGATATGGCCGAGCTGGAGCGGCTGTTCGCGGTGGACGTCGTCAGCCTCTCCGACGGCAACGGCGCGAAGCAGGTCTCGCGTTACCCGGTCACCGGCGCCGGCAAGATCGCGAACATGTACCACGTGATCTCCGGCTGGTTCTGGGAGGGCCTCGAGGTGCGGTTCGCCGAGGTGAACGGGCAGCCGGCAGCCCTGCTGCTGCGCGACGGGCAGGTGAACGCCGTGCTCGCGATCACCGCCTCGGCCGACGGCATCGACCAGCTGCTGTGGATGATGAACCCGGCGAAACTCGCAGCGTTGTAG
- a CDS encoding NAD(P)/FAD-dependent oxidoreductase has product MRTILVVGGGYAGFYTAWKLEKKLRRDEAQVVVVDPRPYMTYQPFLPEVLAGSVEARHAAVSLRRHLRRTRLIAGRVVQVDHAHRQVTVQPVEGPEYRLDYDIIVVTAGAITRKLGIPGVAEQAIGMKHVEEAVAIRDRLLTNFDRASTLPAGPQRRRLLTVTFVGGGFSGVEGIGELLSLATALVRKYPELDPGELSFHLVEARDRILPEVTDKPGRWVVESLEKRGARVHLNAQLVSADGGHVVLSTGEEFDSDLIVWTAGNGANPMVRSHTDLPVDARGMLIVRADLRVGTEDEPVEDAWGAGDDAAVPDLAVARPGAATVPNAQHAVRQGKLLAKNIAATLRGRRTRQYKHHSLGTVATLGLGRGIFQYRGIVIKGLPAWLMHRGYHVLAVPSWERKVRVLAVWLTAALFGRDIVSLASVQDPRHEFVTGGEAPRSEKQGSEKQGSEKQGAEPSSRLEHAGSA; this is encoded by the coding sequence ATGAGAACGATTCTGGTGGTGGGCGGCGGTTACGCGGGCTTCTACACGGCCTGGAAGCTGGAGAAGAAGCTGCGCCGTGACGAGGCGCAGGTCGTCGTGGTCGATCCGCGGCCGTACATGACGTATCAGCCGTTCCTGCCCGAGGTGCTGGCCGGCTCGGTCGAGGCCCGGCACGCCGCGGTGTCGCTGCGCCGGCACCTGCGGCGCACCCGCCTGATCGCGGGCCGTGTCGTGCAGGTCGACCACGCGCACCGGCAGGTCACCGTGCAGCCGGTGGAGGGCCCGGAGTACCGGCTCGACTACGACATCATCGTCGTCACCGCCGGTGCCATCACCCGCAAACTGGGTATCCCCGGGGTGGCGGAGCAGGCCATCGGCATGAAGCACGTGGAGGAGGCGGTGGCGATCCGGGACCGTCTGCTGACCAACTTCGACCGGGCCTCGACGCTGCCGGCCGGGCCGCAGCGCCGGCGGTTGCTGACCGTGACGTTCGTCGGCGGCGGGTTCTCCGGCGTCGAGGGCATCGGCGAGCTGCTGTCGCTGGCCACCGCCCTGGTGCGCAAGTATCCCGAGCTGGACCCCGGCGAGCTGAGCTTCCACCTGGTGGAGGCCCGGGACCGGATCCTGCCCGAGGTCACCGACAAGCCCGGCCGCTGGGTGGTCGAGTCGCTGGAGAAGCGGGGCGCCCGGGTCCACCTCAACGCCCAGCTGGTCTCCGCCGACGGCGGGCACGTGGTGCTGTCGACCGGCGAGGAGTTCGACTCCGACCTGATCGTCTGGACCGCGGGCAACGGCGCGAACCCGATGGTGCGCAGCCACACCGACCTGCCGGTGGACGCTCGCGGCATGCTGATCGTGCGCGCCGACCTGCGCGTCGGCACCGAGGACGAGCCGGTCGAGGACGCCTGGGGCGCCGGTGACGACGCGGCGGTGCCCGACCTCGCGGTCGCCCGGCCGGGTGCGGCCACCGTGCCCAACGCCCAGCACGCGGTGCGCCAGGGCAAGCTGCTGGCCAAGAACATCGCGGCCACCCTGCGCGGCCGCCGGACCAGGCAATACAAACACCACAGCCTGGGTACGGTCGCCACGCTCGGCCTCGGCCGCGGCATCTTCCAGTACCGCGGCATCGTCATCAAGGGTCTGCCCGCGTGGCTGATGCACCGCGGCTACCACGTGCTGGCGGTGCCGAGTTGGGAGCGCAAGGTCCGGGTGCTCGCGGTCTGGCTGACCGCCGCCCTGTTCGGCCGCGACATCGTCTCGCTGGCCTCGGTGCAGGACCCGCGCCACGAGTTCGTGACCGGCGGAGAAGCACCCC